The following are encoded in a window of Gracilinanus agilis isolate LMUSP501 unplaced genomic scaffold, AgileGrace unplaced_scaffold61080, whole genome shotgun sequence genomic DNA:
- the LOC123256574 gene encoding olfactory receptor 14A16-like, translated as MTNATLVTEFILMGFSEVRELQILHAVLFLLIYLVALLGNLLIIALTLLDKELHTPMYFFLKHLSFLDLCYISVTVPKFISNTLANISSISFLGCITQVFLVVSLACAELALLTGMSYDRYVAICHPLHYAVTMNRRTCVKMAASSWLSGGLSGLLHTATSFSLPFCESTRIHQFFCEIPQILRLSCSESYSAEIAALAITSSLSFVCFLSISVSYIHIFSTVLKIPSVVGRSKAFSTCMPHLIVVTIFLHSAAVAYLKPTSACPSFVDLLMSVFYTVLPPTLNPIIYSLRNKDMKSALRKLVKDHLNGPFEF; from the coding sequence ATGACCAATGCTACTTTAGTGACTGAATTCATCCTCATGGGGTTCTCTGAGGTTCGAGAGCTACAGATCTTGCATGCTGTGCTATTCCTATTGATCTACCTGGTAGCCCTGCTGGGGAATCTGCTCATCATTGCCCTCACCCTCCTTGATAAAGAGCTCCACACACCCATGTATTTCTTCCTGAAGCATTTGTCTTTTTTAGATCTCTGCTACATCTCTGTCACTGTTCCCAAATTCATTAGCAATACCCTGGCCAATATCAGTTCCATCTCTTTCCTAGGATGCATCACCCAAGTATTTTTAGTGGTTTCCTTAGCTTGTGCAGAATTAGCCTTGCTAACAGGGATGTCCTATGACCGTTATGTGGCCATCTGTCATCCCTTGCACTATGCAGTCACTATGAACAGAAGAACCTGTGTGAAGATGGCGGCTTCCTCCTGGCTCAGTGGGGGACTTTCTGGCCTCTTGCACACAGCCACAAGCTTTTCCTTGCCATTCTGTGAATCTACCAGGATTCATCAGTTCTTTTGCGAGATCCCTCAGATCCTCAGACTCTCTTGCTCAGAGAGTTACTCAGCTGAAATTGCAGCCCTTGCCATTACTTCCTCTTTGAGTTTTGtctgtttcctctccatttctgTGTCATATATCCACATATTCTCAACAGTCCTGAAGATTCCCTCTGTGGTGGGTCGGTCCAAAGCTTTCTCCACTTGCATGCCTCATCTTATAGTTGTCACTATCTTCCTTCATAGCGCAGCAGTTGCCTACCTGAAGCCAACTTCAGCTTGTCCCTCTTTTGTGGACCTTTTGATGTCTGTCTTCTATACTGTCTTGCCCCCTACTCTGAACCCCATTATCTACAGCCTGAGGAACAAGGACATGAAATCTGCCTTGAGGAAGCTAGTGAAAGATCATCTTAATGGTCCCTTTGAATTTTGA